From Candidatus Thermokryptus mobilis, the proteins below share one genomic window:
- the rpmA gene encoding 50S ribosomal protein L27, translated as MAHKKGGGSSQNGRDSQSKRLGVKKFGGEFVKAGNIIVRQRGTKFKPGLNVGMGKDYTLFAKIDGIVKFEYVSKDKQMVSVYPVDGVN; from the coding sequence ATGGCACATAAAAAAGGCGGTGGTTCATCACAAAATGGTAGAGATAGCCAATCAAAACGGCTTGGAGTAAAAAAATTTGGTGGTGAATTTGTTAAAGCCGGCAATATAATCGTGAGGCAACGGGGAACGAAATTTAAGCCCGGTTTAAATGTCGGAATGGGAAAGGACTATACTTTATTTGCAAAGATTGATGGTATCGTAAAATTTGAATATGTCTCAAAAGACAAGCAAATGGTCAGTGTTTATCCAGTTGACGGGGTGAATTAA
- the rplU gene encoding 50S ribosomal protein L21, producing the protein MLAIVKIGGHQYKVKEADKIFVQKLNAEPGSKVKFSSVLLLQENGKTLVGNPFVQGAFVEATVLDHVKGEKIIVFKKKRRKGYKVTKGHRQNYTQIEINKIGIEG; encoded by the coding sequence ATGCTTGCAATCGTAAAGATTGGAGGTCATCAATACAAGGTCAAGGAAGCCGATAAAATTTTTGTCCAAAAGTTAAACGCTGAACCAGGAAGCAAGGTTAAATTTTCATCAGTCCTCTTGCTTCAAGAAAATGGAAAAACACTTGTTGGGAATCCATTTGTCCAGGGCGCTTTTGTTGAGGCAACGGTTCTTGACCATGTGAAAGGTGAAAAAATCATCGTCTTCAAAAAGAAACGTCGTAAGGGATACAAGGTAACAAAAGGGCACAGACAAAATTATACACAAATTGAAATCAATAAAATCGGTATTGAAGGTTAA